One Perca flavescens isolate YP-PL-M2 chromosome 9, PFLA_1.0, whole genome shotgun sequence genomic window carries:
- the cbarpb gene encoding voltage-dependent calcium channel beta subunit-associated regulatory protein, giving the protein MSNESTVWNILPENSTEIPFEAAKQQDGYVLLLVIFSIFLVGTVTFVSVFLIACRRCCRGEQCCARASDDPEKTNTTYVEDSQPTHEITIRVDESECLSMASSHDQETERFLSTGTTGRRVSFNEAALFDHGKKAQEKGRRYTLTEGDFHHLKNARLTHLHMPPPGLKIVTIHECDSAENSITMTARPVAKSALSIFQPMLCPLPQTALTSLSVNPSCALPGDAFNSVVDTSFSKNTIALSVKEPSSSSIERMGAEPRGRCSSVSVGEGAAARSGGAPHAGGGAGSQGPVLQFFTKLRRHASLEGASPYFKIKKWKLDSSQRASSLDTRGSPKRRQFQRQRAASESMDQDDNDAHHIDLIQYIARTQDITYCPSHPTTRLLSPPSTPPPSLGRVEVEVMVEPSCSHGGPGVIGLSPDPQDEALSLARREGADPSEPLEPQDPQSHYNDIWTLRATLEQYAASDQSSNNDRNSVCSDAESVCSLGVRIETERGRLLSYPSQDLGDEAEGGEDDKDISMYMDERLGVKEGRKRKQESTESERGSSDGETGTRKLLQMDSGYASIEAPSRGPEDLRLCGSFSSSPKDTTAHEKRHHFTNAGRTGTVGESFESHLFEEEPEEELLLGASGGLSVETGAGSLSWYPYGQMLTPREAAQPSPQPPALHRRDYSIDEKTDALFHEFLRHDPQFDQQESPLRKHRSRIHLRKQWQRHKQWSDPGVRHFQSSFERQRTPLRRGESVNYPLDTSYHSTLPRIVSGPDEETSDGTGSTPDTPKEPMNAESGGKDREQSVTVRDTGDHASSSSSSCSSPPPPPYHPFISEKDERPGAHHEPQEDSKLSGLPPEPPDERLAPQLPNSSGYGPQTITAGLTDKLAANLDERLYSGLRRPKDTATECVTVAAAHASPDHSPV; this is encoded by the exons GGCCAGCGATGACCCTGAGAAAACCAACACCACCTACGTGGAGGACTCTCAGCCCACCCATG AAATCACCATCAGGGTGGATGAGTCAGAGTGCCTGTCAATGGCCAGCTCTCACGACCAGGAGACTGAGCGCTTCCTCTCTACGGGCACCACAGGCCGCCGCGTCTCCTTCAACGAGGCTGCGCTCTTCGATCATGGCAAGAAGGCCCAGGAGAAGGGCCGCAG GTACACTCTGACAGAGGGCGACTTCCACCACCTGAAGAACGCCCGGCTCACACACCTCCACATGCCTCCCCCGGGCCTCAAGATAGTCACTATCCATGAGTGCGACTCGGCCGAGAACAGCATCACCATGACGGCGCGCCCTGTCGCTAAGTCAGCACTTTCCATCTTCCAG CCCATGCTGTGCCCCCTACCACAAACGGCGCTGACCAGCCTGAGTGTCAATCCCAGCTGTGCCCTCCCCGGAGATGCTTTTAACTCTGTGGTGGACACCAGCTTCAGCAAGAACACTATCGCTCTCAGCGTTAAAGAGCCAAGCTCCAGCTCT aTCGAGAGGATGGGAGCGGAGCCCCGGGGCAGATGCAGCAGCGTCAGTGTTGGAGAAGGGGCCGCGGCGAGGAGCGGTGGTGCCCCTCACGCTGGCGGCGGTGCAGGAAGCCAGGGGCCCGTGCTGCAGTTCTTCACTAAACTGCGGCGCCATGCTAGTCTGGAGGGGGCCAGTCCCTACTTCAAGATCAAGAAATGGAAGCTGGACAGCAGCCAGAGAGCCTCGAGTCTGGACACCAGAG GCTCTCCAAAAAGGAGACAGTTCCAGCGCCAGCGAGCCGCCAGCGAGAGCATGGACCAGGACGACAACGACGCGCACCACATAGACCTCATCCAGTACATCGCCCGCACCCAGGACATCACCTACTGTCCCAGTCACCCCACTACACGCCTCCTCTCGCCTCCATCCACACCACCCCCCTCCCTCGGCAG GGTAGAGGTAGAGGTGATGGTGGAGCccagctgcagccatggaggACCAGGGGTGATTGGCCTATCCCCTGATCCCCAAGACGAAGCACTGTCCCTGGCAAGAAGGGAAGGTGCAGACCCTTCGGAACCCCTAGAACCCCAGGACCCCCAGTCCCATTACAATGACATCTGGACCCTACGTGCGACACTGGAACAATACGCCGCCTCTGATCAGAGCAGCAACAATGACAGGAACTCTGTCTGCAGTGATGCTGAAAGTGTGTGTTCGCTGGGCGTGCGcatagagacagaaagaggaaggCTGCTCAGCTACCCGTCCCAGGATTTAGGGGATGAGGCAGAGGGCGGAGAGGATGACAAGGACATTTCGATGTATATGGACGAGAGGTTGGGGGTGAAGGAGGGAAGAAAGAGGAAACAGGAAAGCACAGAGTCCGAGCGAGGGAGCAGCGACGGAGAAACAGGGACTCGTAAATTGCTGCAGATGGACAGCGGCTACGCGTCGATAGAGGCTCCTTCTCGTGGTCCTGAAGACCTGCGGCTGTGTGGGAGCTTCAGCAGCAGCCCAAAGGACACAACCGCCCACGAGAAAAGGCACCACTTTACCAACGCGGGGCGGACGGGCACTGTCGGCGAGAGCTTTGAGTCCCATCTCTTCGAGGAGGAGCCCGAGGAAGAGTTGCTGTTGGGTGCCAGCGGAGGACTTTCCGTAGAAACAGGTGCTGGTTCACTGAGCTGGTACCCGTATGGTCAGATGCTCACACCGCGAGAGGCTGCGCAGCCTTCACCTCAACCGCCGGCGTTGCACCGGCGAGACTACAGCATAGATGAGAAGACGGACGCCCTCTTCCACGAGTTCCTCCGCCACGACCCTCAGTTCGACCAGCAGGAGTCACCGCTGAGGAAGCACCGGTCCCGGATCCACCTCCGCAAGCAGTGGCAGCGCCACAAGCAGTGGAGCGACCCTGGTGTCAGACACTTCCAGTCCTCTTTCGAGAGACAGCGGACCCCGCTACGGAGGGGTGAGAGCGTGAACTACCCGCTGGACACGAGCTACCACAGCACGCTGCCCCGCATCGTCAGCGGTCCAGACGAGGAGACCAGCGACGGGACCGGCAGCACTCCTGACACTCCGAAGGAGCCCATGAATGCTGAGAGTGGGGGCAAGGACAGGGAGCAGAGTGTCACTGTCAGAGACACTGGGGACcatgcctcctcctcctcctcctcctgctcctctcctcctccaccaccttaTCATCCCTTCATCTCAGAGAAAGACGAAAGGCCGGGGGCGCACCACGAGCCTCAGGAGGACAGCAAACTGTCTGGGCTCCCTCCCGAGCCCCCGGACGAGCGCTTGGCCCCTCAGCTGCCCAACTCCTCAGGCTACGGCCCGCAGACCATCACAGCAGGGCTCACAGACAAACTGGCTGCTAACCTCGACGAGAGGCTGTACTCGGGCCTTCGCAGGCCCAAGGACACAGCCACCGAGTGTGTGACGGTGGCGGCCGCACACGCTTCTCCGGACCACAGCCCAGTGTAG